In one window of Rhizobium sp. ACO-34A DNA:
- a CDS encoding amidohydrolase — MPVLNRASELQQEVAGWRRHLHENPELLFDVYDTSNFVAGKLKEFGCDTVQTGIGRTGVVGIIKGSRGSGPVVGFRADMDALPIYETSGREWSSRTPGKMHACGHDGHTAMLLGAAKYLAETRNFRGSIAVIFQPAEEGGGGGLEMVNDGMMETFGISQVYGMHNAPGLPVGHFATRNGSVMAAADEFEIIVHGRGGHAAQPHMTIDPVLVSSHVVIALQAIASREVDPLKSVVVTVATVHGGEASNVIANTVKLSGTVRTLLPETRDYAEKRLSEIARGIAGSFGASVDVHYRRGYPVTFNHADETEFALGIMRKVAGEKAVESNMPPLMGAEDFSYMLEARPGAFVFIGNGESANLHHSAYDFNDEAIPYGISYWVTLAENALAA; from the coding sequence ATGCCCGTGCTCAATCGCGCCAGCGAATTGCAGCAGGAGGTGGCCGGTTGGCGGCGCCATCTGCATGAGAATCCGGAACTGTTGTTTGACGTTTACGACACCTCGAATTTCGTGGCCGGAAAGCTGAAGGAATTCGGTTGCGACACAGTCCAGACGGGAATCGGGCGCACCGGCGTCGTGGGGATCATCAAGGGCAGTCGCGGCAGCGGGCCCGTCGTCGGTTTCCGCGCCGACATGGACGCGCTGCCGATCTACGAGACGAGCGGCCGTGAATGGTCGTCCAGGACACCGGGCAAGATGCATGCCTGCGGTCATGACGGGCATACGGCGATGCTGCTGGGTGCTGCGAAGTATCTGGCGGAGACCCGCAATTTTCGCGGCTCCATTGCAGTGATCTTCCAGCCGGCGGAAGAGGGCGGCGGCGGCGGTCTCGAAATGGTCAATGACGGCATGATGGAGACGTTCGGCATCTCCCAGGTTTACGGCATGCATAATGCGCCGGGCCTGCCGGTCGGCCATTTCGCCACCCGCAACGGATCGGTGATGGCGGCGGCCGATGAATTCGAGATCATCGTCCATGGACGCGGCGGGCATGCGGCTCAGCCGCACATGACGATCGATCCTGTGCTCGTCTCCTCCCATGTGGTCATCGCGCTGCAGGCAATCGCCTCGCGCGAAGTGGATCCGCTGAAATCCGTCGTCGTCACCGTCGCGACGGTGCATGGCGGGGAAGCCTCCAACGTGATCGCCAATACCGTCAAGCTCTCGGGAACCGTGCGCACGCTGCTGCCTGAGACGCGCGACTATGCGGAAAAGCGTCTCAGTGAAATCGCGCGGGGCATCGCCGGCAGCTTCGGGGCGAGCGTCGACGTGCATTATCGCCGCGGTTATCCTGTCACCTTCAATCATGCCGACGAGACCGAATTCGCGCTCGGCATCATGCGCAAGGTGGCCGGTGAAAAGGCTGTCGAGAGCAATATGCCGCCTTTGATGGGGGCGGAGGATTTCTCCTACATGCTGGAGGCCCGACCGGGTGCCTTCGTCTTCATCGGCAATGGCGAAAGCGCGAACCTTCACCATTCGGCCTATGATTTCAACGACGAGGCGATCCCCTACGGCATCAGCTACTGGGTCACGCTTGCGGAAAATGCGCTCGCCGCCTGA
- a CDS encoding peptide ABC transporter has translation MNRLRIALAASVAALAFSAAPALAERGSDGELKILFWQAISTLNPYLSGGTKEVYGASMVIEPLARYDETGALVPMLASEIPTVENGGVSADLKSITWKLKPDLKWSDGTPVTADDAIFTWKYCTAPDGGCAQAAYYEGVTSVEAVDPATIKVSFAEPKPYPYSAFVGAQSPIIQAAQFKDCLGAKAPECTSANFGPIGTGPFKVKEFKPNDVITFEANPNYRDPAKPAFATATIKGGGDAASAARAVLETGEYDYAWNMQVEPEILATMVAAGKGELVTAFGTQVERIDINPYAVDPSLGDKRSTKEAGPHPALSDPAVKKALSLAIDRDVIDETGYGEAGQPTCNILPAPDIYKSTDVDWCLKQDLDAANKLLDDAGWVKGSDGIRAKNGTKLSFLYQTSTNSVRQATQALVKDMWSQIGVQVELRNVAASVFFGGDPASPDTFQKFYADVQMYTNNFDGTDPEKYMAGWMCDKIPSPATGWQGENIVRYCNPEYDKLVVELGKTSKLEERAVIAKKLNDMLTNDVAQIPLIHRGSVSSHSVTLDGVRMNAWDSELWNVADWSRKK, from the coding sequence ATGAACAGACTTCGTATTGCATTGGCGGCATCGGTAGCGGCACTGGCCTTCTCGGCAGCGCCCGCATTGGCCGAGCGAGGCTCGGACGGCGAGCTGAAAATTCTCTTCTGGCAGGCCATCTCCACCCTCAACCCCTATCTCTCCGGCGGCACCAAGGAAGTCTACGGCGCCTCGATGGTCATCGAACCACTGGCGCGTTACGACGAAACCGGCGCGCTTGTGCCGATGCTCGCCTCCGAAATCCCGACCGTCGAGAACGGCGGCGTATCCGCCGACCTGAAAAGCATCACCTGGAAGCTGAAACCCGATCTCAAGTGGTCCGACGGCACGCCGGTCACGGCCGACGACGCGATCTTCACCTGGAAGTATTGCACCGCGCCTGACGGCGGCTGCGCCCAGGCCGCCTATTATGAAGGCGTGACCAGCGTGGAGGCAGTCGATCCCGCCACCATCAAGGTCTCCTTCGCCGAACCGAAGCCTTATCCCTACAGCGCCTTCGTCGGTGCACAGTCGCCGATCATCCAGGCGGCCCAGTTCAAGGACTGCCTCGGAGCCAAGGCTCCGGAATGCACCTCCGCCAACTTCGGCCCGATCGGCACCGGCCCGTTCAAGGTGAAGGAATTCAAGCCGAACGACGTCATCACCTTCGAAGCCAACCCGAACTACCGCGATCCGGCCAAGCCGGCCTTCGCCACCGCCACCATCAAGGGCGGCGGGGATGCGGCATCGGCCGCACGCGCAGTTCTGGAAACCGGCGAATACGACTACGCCTGGAACATGCAGGTGGAACCTGAAATCCTCGCGACCATGGTCGCCGCCGGAAAGGGCGAACTCGTCACCGCCTTCGGCACCCAGGTCGAGCGCATCGACATCAACCCCTATGCGGTCGATCCCTCGCTTGGCGACAAGCGCTCCACCAAGGAAGCAGGTCCGCATCCGGCCCTCTCCGATCCGGCCGTGAAGAAGGCCCTTTCGCTCGCCATCGACCGTGACGTCATCGACGAGACCGGCTACGGCGAGGCCGGCCAGCCGACCTGCAACATCCTGCCCGCTCCCGATATCTACAAGTCGACCGATGTCGACTGGTGCCTGAAACAGGATCTCGATGCCGCCAACAAGCTGCTCGACGACGCCGGCTGGGTGAAGGGTTCGGACGGGATACGCGCCAAGAACGGCACCAAGCTCTCCTTCCTCTACCAGACCTCGACCAACTCCGTGCGCCAGGCGACACAAGCGCTGGTGAAGGACATGTGGTCCCAGATCGGCGTTCAGGTCGAACTGCGCAACGTCGCGGCTTCCGTCTTCTTCGGCGGCGATCCGGCAAGCCCGGACACCTTCCAGAAGTTCTATGCCGACGTGCAGATGTACACCAACAACTTCGACGGCACCGACCCGGAAAAGTACATGGCCGGCTGGATGTGCGACAAGATCCCGAGCCCGGCCACCGGCTGGCAGGGTGAAAACATCGTCCGCTACTGCAACCCGGAATACGACAAGCTCGTCGTCGAACTCGGCAAGACTTCCAAGCTCGAGGAACGCGCCGTCATCGCCAAGAAGCTCAACGACATGCTGACCAACGACGTGGCGCAGATCCCGCTCATTCACCGCGGCAGCGTCTCGTCCCATTCGGTCACCCTCGATGGCGTCAGGATGAACGCCTGGGACAGCGAACTCTGGAACGTCGCCGACTGGTCTCGCAAGAAGTAA
- a CDS encoding ABC transporter substrate-binding protein, with the protein MFTFTIRRLLFAIPTLLVISFIIFALLDLAPSDPLSDLPLTIPPEVRAQIRDAMGLDQPFLIRYMKWLQQFFINEPINIFEQITGMTVGDGNRLRVLSWATRSPVVDLIVQRLPQTLWVVGLSYLFGVMLAIPIGVVSAYKQYSLFDQIGTFVSMVGYSVPTFFTGVLLIVVFSSYLQWFPSIYDTNLVVNDWSSFVAQVRQMFLPVLVLTLYNTSQISRFVRASMLDNLHQDYVRTARAKGVKEKVVLLVHVLRNSLIPVVTVIALGVPTIFSGAIITEQIFRVNGLGQLLITAIQGADIPLVQTLTFIFAFLIVFFNLIADVLYGILDPRIRYD; encoded by the coding sequence ATGTTCACCTTCACCATTCGGCGATTGCTGTTTGCAATCCCGACGTTGCTGGTCATCAGCTTCATCATCTTCGCCTTGCTCGACCTTGCCCCGAGCGATCCGCTGAGCGACCTGCCGCTCACCATTCCTCCCGAGGTCCGCGCGCAGATCAGGGACGCGATGGGGCTCGATCAGCCATTCCTCATCCGCTACATGAAATGGCTGCAGCAGTTCTTCATCAATGAACCGATCAACATCTTCGAACAGATCACCGGCATGACCGTCGGAGACGGCAACCGCCTGCGCGTGCTCTCATGGGCGACCCGCAGCCCGGTGGTCGACCTGATCGTCCAGCGCCTGCCGCAGACGCTCTGGGTGGTCGGCCTGTCCTATCTGTTCGGCGTCATGCTGGCGATCCCGATCGGCGTGGTCTCGGCCTACAAGCAGTATTCGCTGTTCGACCAGATCGGCACCTTCGTTTCTATGGTCGGCTATTCGGTTCCGACCTTCTTTACCGGCGTGCTGCTGATCGTCGTGTTCAGTTCGTACCTGCAATGGTTTCCGTCGATCTACGACACCAACCTCGTGGTCAATGACTGGTCGAGCTTCGTCGCCCAGGTCAGGCAGATGTTCCTGCCGGTGCTCGTGCTGACGCTCTACAACACCTCGCAGATCAGCCGCTTCGTGCGGGCCTCCATGCTCGACAACCTGCACCAGGATTATGTCCGAACCGCCCGCGCCAAGGGCGTGAAGGAAAAGGTCGTGCTGCTGGTGCACGTCCTGCGCAACAGCCTGATCCCGGTCGTGACCGTCATCGCGCTCGGCGTGCCGACGATCTTCTCGGGCGCCATCATCACCGAACAGATCTTCCGGGTGAACGGCCTCGGGCAGCTACTGATCACCGCGATCCAGGGAGCGGACATTCCGCTGGTCCAGACGCTGACCTTCATCTTTGCCTTCCTGATCGTGTTCTTCAACCTGATTGCCGACGTTCTCTACGGCATCCTTGATCCGAGGATCCGCTATGACTGA
- a CDS encoding peptide ABC transporter, which translates to MTDTTVAAAPATEKKSSPLADLWRQFRAHPGGVAGLVVFGFIVIAVYLGPFIHTIDPNKIDIKAKNQGPSFAHPFGTDNLGHDMLAQVLAGGQISLAVGITAMLLSLLLGTLVGVLAGYMKRIDGPLMRLTDLFLALPLLPLLLVIIMLFRDTLRAAFGPETGIFILIVFVIGITSWMHTARIVRGDVLAVKSQEFILAAKSSGMHEYRVILKHILPNVMSSIMVSATLGIASAIITESALSFLGLGFPSDFPTWGRLLYDGANFLQINPSRVLWPGLAISLTVLSVNYIGDAIRDALDPRMLKR; encoded by the coding sequence ATGACTGACACCACCGTCGCAGCCGCTCCCGCCACGGAGAAGAAGAGTTCGCCGCTCGCAGATCTCTGGCGTCAGTTCCGCGCTCATCCCGGCGGTGTCGCCGGCCTTGTGGTCTTCGGCTTCATCGTCATCGCGGTCTATCTCGGCCCTTTCATCCACACGATCGATCCGAACAAGATCGACATCAAGGCGAAGAATCAGGGGCCGTCCTTCGCCCACCCCTTCGGCACCGACAATCTCGGCCACGACATGCTGGCCCAGGTTCTCGCCGGCGGGCAGATCTCGCTCGCCGTCGGCATCACGGCCATGCTGCTGTCACTGCTGCTCGGAACGCTGGTCGGGGTACTCGCGGGTTACATGAAGCGGATCGACGGACCGCTGATGCGGCTCACCGACCTCTTTCTCGCACTGCCGCTGCTGCCCTTGCTGCTCGTCATCATCATGCTCTTTCGAGATACATTGAGGGCAGCCTTCGGGCCGGAGACCGGGATATTCATCCTGATCGTCTTCGTCATCGGCATCACGAGCTGGATGCACACCGCCCGCATCGTGCGCGGCGACGTGCTGGCGGTCAAAAGCCAGGAATTCATCCTCGCCGCCAAGTCGAGCGGCATGCATGAATACCGGGTGATCCTCAAGCACATCCTGCCCAATGTCATGAGCTCGATCATGGTCTCGGCGACGCTCGGCATCGCCTCGGCCATCATCACGGAATCAGCGCTTTCCTTCCTCGGCCTCGGCTTCCCTTCGGACTTTCCGACCTGGGGACGCCTGCTCTACGACGGCGCCAACTTCCTGCAGATCAACCCGTCCCGTGTGCTCTGGCCGGGGCTGGCGATCTCGCTCACCGTCTTGAGCGTCAACTATATCGGCGACGCTATCCGCGACGCGCTCGATCCGAGAATGCTGAAACGGTAA
- a CDS encoding protease has product MSKKILMIVGDFAEDYETMVPFQTLLAVGHTVHAACPGKKAGQSIATAIHDFEGDQTYSEKRGHNFALNATFADIKAADYDALVIPGGRAPEYLRLNPDVIAAVKHFFDADKPVAAVCHGAQILAAAGVLSGRTCSAYPACRPEVELAGGKYAEIAIDAAVTDGKLVTAPAWPAHPAWLSQFMAVLAA; this is encoded by the coding sequence ATGTCGAAGAAGATCCTGATGATCGTCGGTGATTTCGCCGAGGACTATGAAACCATGGTGCCGTTCCAGACGCTGCTTGCCGTCGGGCACACGGTTCATGCTGCTTGCCCCGGCAAGAAGGCCGGCCAGTCGATCGCGACCGCCATTCACGATTTCGAGGGTGACCAGACCTATAGCGAGAAGCGCGGCCACAACTTCGCTCTCAACGCCACCTTCGCCGATATCAAGGCTGCCGACTACGATGCGCTGGTGATCCCCGGTGGTCGCGCGCCGGAATATCTGCGCCTCAATCCTGACGTCATCGCCGCCGTGAAGCACTTCTTCGATGCCGACAAGCCGGTGGCCGCCGTTTGCCACGGCGCGCAGATCCTCGCTGCCGCAGGCGTTCTGTCCGGTCGCACCTGCTCGGCCTATCCGGCATGCCGTCCGGAAGTCGAGCTTGCCGGCGGCAAATATGCCGAGATCGCCATCGACGCCGCCGTGACCGACGGCAAGCTGGTGACGGCGCCCGCCTGGCCGGCGCATCCGGCATGGCTTTCGCAGTTCATGGCCGTTCTTGCCGCCTGA
- a CDS encoding ABC transporter encodes MSPPALSFKGMGQVYQTSSGPLEALRAVTFDVSRHQFVAVLGPSGCGKSTLLRSIAGLLPPTSGSVDVFGHTVTEPRDDVGIVFQKPTLLPWASIEDNVVFPIRHKTGRVSAEDRVRARELLAKVGLAGFEKRLPSELSGGMQQRVGIARALHLNPDILLMDEPFSALDALTREEMGFELLRIWESQPKTVLFITHSISEAVLLADRVLVMSGRPGTVAEDLAIDIPRPRGVETTGSKAMQDYSGYLRNLLLKREA; translated from the coding sequence ATTTCTCCCCCCGCATTGTCGTTCAAGGGCATGGGGCAGGTCTACCAGACCTCCTCAGGCCCGCTCGAGGCGCTGCGGGCGGTGACCTTCGACGTGAGCCGCCACCAGTTCGTGGCGGTTCTCGGTCCCTCGGGCTGCGGCAAATCCACCCTGCTGCGCTCGATCGCCGGTCTGCTTCCGCCGACTTCCGGCTCGGTCGACGTGTTCGGCCATACCGTCACCGAACCGCGTGACGATGTCGGCATCGTCTTCCAGAAGCCGACGCTCCTGCCCTGGGCATCCATCGAGGACAATGTCGTCTTCCCGATCAGGCACAAGACCGGGCGTGTTTCGGCGGAAGATCGCGTTCGCGCCCGCGAACTGTTGGCCAAGGTCGGCCTGGCCGGCTTCGAGAAGCGCCTTCCCTCGGAACTTTCCGGCGGCATGCAGCAGCGTGTCGGCATTGCCCGCGCCCTGCACCTCAACCCCGATATCCTGCTGATGGACGAGCCCTTCTCCGCGCTCGATGCCCTGACCCGCGAGGAAATGGGTTTCGAACTCCTGCGCATCTGGGAATCCCAGCCCAAGACCGTTCTTTTCATCACCCACTCGATCAGCGAGGCCGTGCTGCTGGCAGACCGGGTTCTGGTGATGAGCGGCCGGCCCGGCACGGTCGCGGAAGACCTTGCCATCGACATCCCGCGTCCGCGCGGCGTCGAGACCACGGGGTCGAAGGCGATGCAGGATTACTCGGGCTATCTGCGCAATCTCCTTTTGAAGCGGGAGGCCTGA
- a CDS encoding ABC transporter permease: MNNQTAFRRFLDTPGVLPAGTFLLILILWEASTRVFAIPSFILPAPSRIVLEGFGDIEVKRWIEHVWATLRVALIGYFLSIAIALPIAVMLTRSKMLSDALYPILVVVQSTPIVAVAPIIIVVLGSGDAPRIVITCLITFFPLVVSTATGLMATPPELIELSKSLKAPTHREITQIRLPYAIPYIFSALKISVTLAVIGAVVAEFVAAEKGIGYFIQFSTSFFKLPQAWAGLSVLVLMSLILFQLVSLVQRVFFPWSIPKGQ; encoded by the coding sequence GTGAACAACCAGACCGCTTTCCGCCGATTTCTGGACACCCCCGGCGTATTGCCGGCCGGAACCTTCCTGCTGATCCTGATCCTCTGGGAAGCCTCGACCCGCGTCTTCGCCATCCCGTCCTTCATCCTGCCCGCCCCTTCGCGCATCGTGCTGGAGGGCTTCGGCGACATCGAGGTCAAGCGCTGGATCGAGCATGTCTGGGCAACCCTGCGCGTCGCGCTGATCGGCTATTTCCTGTCGATCGCCATCGCCCTTCCCATCGCCGTCATGCTGACCCGCTCCAAGATGCTGTCGGACGCGCTCTATCCGATCCTCGTGGTGGTCCAATCCACTCCGATCGTCGCGGTTGCGCCGATCATCATCGTGGTTCTGGGCTCGGGCGATGCCCCGCGCATCGTCATCACCTGCCTCATCACCTTCTTCCCGCTGGTCGTTTCGACGGCCACCGGCCTGATGGCGACGCCACCAGAACTGATCGAGCTGTCGAAGAGCCTCAAGGCGCCGACCCACCGGGAAATCACCCAGATCCGGCTGCCCTATGCGATCCCCTATATCTTCTCGGCACTGAAGATTTCGGTGACGCTCGCCGTCATCGGTGCGGTGGTTGCCGAGTTCGTCGCCGCGGAAAAGGGTATCGGCTACTTCATCCAGTTCTCGACGTCCTTCTTCAAGCTGCCCCAGGCCTGGGCGGGTCTTTCGGTGCTGGTGCTGATGTCGCTCATCCTGTTCCAGCTCGTCTCGCTGGTACAGCGCGTGTTCTTCCCCTGGAGCATTCCCAAGGGGCAATAA
- a CDS encoding 2OG-Fe(II) oxygenase codes for MSANSYGLAELNKETTVGGEGLEAEREIRQIDMSDFENRKAEIADQLWEAATTVGFFQLVNHGIPQEQIDEAFEYEARFFDLPAEVKSKYPLLKGTNSGWEYKAQVRPSTGTADQKESYQITLPRMSVLWPSEEELPDFKEKMLAFERVNWELGMKVLSCFALKLGFPEDFFTTLHEPSSKEYQSTLRLLHYLPLVDPKPEDYKAWRAGAHTDYDCLTLLHQRPGQGGLQVCPGHEYESQAWTSIPPLPGVVTCNIGDMLMRWSDDKLQSTLHRVRMPRPDEPHGPRYSLAFFCQANCDAMIQGPEKKYEPMTANDYLQMRIAANFGGKTM; via the coding sequence ATGAGTGCTAATTCCTATGGCCTTGCAGAACTGAACAAGGAAACCACCGTTGGCGGCGAGGGCCTCGAGGCCGAGCGCGAAATCCGCCAGATCGACATGAGCGATTTCGAGAACCGCAAGGCCGAGATCGCCGACCAGCTCTGGGAAGCCGCAACCACGGTCGGTTTCTTCCAGCTCGTCAACCATGGCATCCCGCAGGAACAGATCGACGAGGCCTTCGAATACGAAGCCCGCTTCTTCGACCTGCCGGCCGAGGTGAAGAGCAAGTATCCGCTGCTCAAGGGCACCAATTCCGGCTGGGAATACAAGGCTCAGGTGCGGCCCTCCACCGGCACCGCCGACCAGAAGGAAAGCTACCAGATCACCCTTCCCCGCATGAGCGTGCTGTGGCCGAGCGAGGAGGAACTGCCGGATTTCAAGGAAAAGATGCTGGCCTTCGAGCGCGTCAACTGGGAACTCGGCATGAAGGTTCTCTCCTGCTTCGCCCTGAAGCTCGGCTTCCCGGAAGATTTCTTCACCACGCTGCATGAACCCTCGTCGAAGGAATACCAGAGCACGCTGCGGCTCCTGCATTACCTGCCGCTCGTCGATCCTAAGCCGGAAGACTACAAGGCATGGCGCGCCGGTGCCCACACCGACTACGATTGCCTGACGCTGCTCCACCAGCGCCCCGGTCAGGGCGGCCTGCAGGTATGCCCCGGCCATGAATATGAGAGCCAGGCCTGGACCTCGATCCCGCCGCTGCCGGGCGTCGTTACCTGCAACATCGGCGACATGCTGATGCGCTGGAGCGACGACAAGCTGCAGTCGACGCTCCACCGGGTCCGCATGCCTCGTCCGGACGAGCCGCACGGCCCGCGCTACTCGCTCGCCTTCTTCTGCCAGGCCAATTGCGACGCCATGATCCAGGGCCCGGAAAAGAAGTACGAACCGATGACCGCCAACGACTACCTGCAGATGCGCATCGCCGCCAACTTCGGCGGCAAGACCATGTGA
- a CDS encoding peptidase T4: MPTLTNLLTDIDGVSVGHSTDLALGSGVTAIVFDEPAVASGTVLGGAPGGRETALLDPSMVVEAVDALVLSGGSAFGLDAAGGVQAGLRSIGRGFQVGNTRVPIVPQAILMDLLNGGNKDWGLQSPYRDMGYEAFKAAAKGPFGLGTVGAGTGATTATFKGGLGSASAETSSGHRIAAIVAVNAMGSATIGTGPHFWSAPFEQNGEFGGNGMPQNFTASDIALKAKGVNLTATTIGAVVTDAVLTKAQAHRLSIMAHDGLARAVLPAHLPADGDTIFAAATKARPLSDLASFMELCHLATIVMARAIARGVYEATALPVENAQPAWRDRFG, translated from the coding sequence GTGCCCACCCTCACCAATCTGCTTACCGACATCGACGGCGTGTCCGTCGGTCATAGCACCGATCTTGCCCTCGGCTCCGGCGTCACGGCCATCGTCTTCGACGAGCCGGCGGTCGCATCCGGCACCGTGCTCGGCGGCGCGCCGGGCGGACGGGAAACGGCGCTGCTCGATCCATCGATGGTGGTGGAGGCCGTCGATGCGCTGGTGCTTTCCGGCGGTTCCGCTTTCGGTCTCGATGCCGCGGGCGGCGTGCAGGCGGGCCTGCGCTCCATCGGACGCGGTTTTCAGGTCGGCAACACCAGGGTGCCGATCGTGCCGCAGGCGATCCTCATGGACCTTTTGAACGGCGGCAACAAGGACTGGGGCCTGCAATCGCCCTATCGCGACATGGGCTACGAAGCCTTCAAGGCCGCAGCGAAAGGCCCGTTCGGACTCGGCACGGTGGGTGCCGGCACGGGCGCGACGACGGCAACGTTCAAGGGCGGCCTCGGCTCGGCCAGCGCGGAAACATCGAGCGGCCACCGGATCGCGGCCATCGTCGCCGTCAATGCCATGGGTTCGGCCACCATCGGCACCGGCCCGCATTTCTGGTCGGCCCCGTTCGAACAGAACGGCGAGTTCGGCGGCAACGGCATGCCGCAGAACTTCACCGCATCCGACATCGCGCTGAAGGCGAAGGGCGTTAATCTCACCGCCACCACCATCGGCGCGGTCGTCACCGATGCCGTGCTCACCAAGGCGCAGGCCCATCGCCTGTCGATCATGGCGCATGACGGCCTTGCCCGGGCGGTCCTTCCCGCGCATCTTCCGGCCGATGGCGACACCATCTTTGCCGCAGCGACGAAGGCCAGGCCGCTCTCCGATCTCGCCAGTTTCATGGAGCTATGCCATCTGGCGACCATTGTCATGGCCCGCGCCATCGCCCGCGGCGTCTACGAGGCAACCGCGCTTCCGGTGGAAAATGCCCAACCCGCATGGCGCGACCGCTTCGGCTGA
- a CDS encoding antibiotic ABC transporter permease — protein sequence MDTLFRIVALIRKELLAMLKDPRARFLLVLPPLMQSLIFGYAATYDLNDVPYAVLDLDHSGASRELIGHFDGSGVFRRVATLRNDTDIAPQIDAQRAVVVVVIEDGFERKLNAGETASVQAIADGRNSNTAGTAQGYVSQIAQRFAEDWREDHGISAPGQVKLSTRAWFNPNLETRWNMITSMVAMITMTMTMVLTSLSVAREREEGTFEQLLVTPFRPGEVMIGKAIPSMMVGLLQSTIILLVAQFWFRIPFEGNYFLLYAGLVLFLTAVVGVGLFLSALALTMQQAMISSFVTIMPFTLLSGMTTPIENMPDVLQYLTLINPLRYAISIVHQVYLEGAGLAEVRYEFLALAAIASVTLPVSAWLFRHRL from the coding sequence ATGGATACGCTCTTTCGCATCGTCGCCCTGATCCGCAAGGAGCTGCTCGCCATGCTCAAGGACCCGCGGGCGCGGTTCCTGCTGGTGCTGCCGCCGCTCATGCAGAGCCTGATCTTCGGTTATGCCGCGACCTATGACCTGAATGACGTGCCCTATGCCGTGCTCGATCTCGATCACAGCGGCGCATCGCGCGAGCTGATCGGGCATTTCGATGGCTCCGGCGTTTTCCGCAGGGTGGCGACGCTGCGCAACGACACCGATATCGCGCCGCAGATCGATGCGCAGCGGGCGGTTGTGGTCGTCGTCATCGAGGATGGTTTCGAGCGAAAGCTCAACGCCGGCGAGACGGCTTCGGTGCAGGCGATTGCTGACGGGCGCAACTCCAATACCGCCGGCACCGCGCAGGGCTATGTCTCGCAGATCGCGCAGAGGTTTGCGGAAGACTGGCGTGAGGACCACGGCATTTCCGCGCCGGGTCAGGTGAAACTTTCGACCCGCGCGTGGTTCAATCCCAATCTCGAGACGCGCTGGAACATGATCACGTCCATGGTCGCGATGATCACCATGACGATGACCATGGTGCTGACATCGCTGTCTGTGGCGCGCGAGCGGGAAGAGGGGACGTTCGAGCAGCTGCTGGTGACGCCTTTCCGGCCGGGCGAGGTGATGATCGGCAAGGCGATCCCGTCGATGATGGTCGGCCTCCTGCAATCGACCATCATCCTGCTGGTGGCGCAGTTCTGGTTCCGCATCCCGTTCGAAGGCAATTATTTCCTGCTCTATGCGGGTCTCGTGTTGTTCCTGACGGCGGTGGTCGGTGTGGGTCTCTTCCTGTCGGCTCTGGCGCTCACCATGCAGCAGGCAATGATTTCGTCCTTCGTCACCATCATGCCATTCACGCTGCTCTCGGGGATGACAACGCCGATCGAAAACATGCCGGATGTCCTGCAATATCTGACCCTCATCAATCCGCTGCGCTATGCGATCAGCATCGTGCATCAGGTCTATCTGGAAGGGGCGGGGCTGGCGGAGGTGAGGTACGAATTCCTGGCGCTGGCGGCCATCGCCTCGGTCACGCTGCCGGTGTCTGCCTGGCTCTTCCGTCACAGGCTTTGA